GATTTATAATAAAGATGTTGAAATATCACACATCGATGATCCAAGAATAGAGCTGGATGATCATTACTACAATCCTGAGCACAAAAAATTGTATGAACTTGGATTTAAAAGCAGGGTAAAACTTGATGATGAGATATATAATATTATGAATGATTTGAATGAAAACAGGCTTAGATTATTAAGGCTTAAAGATTCCATCATGCCGAGGACATTCTGGAAGTCATGATATTTTTATATGTTCTTTCCAGGATCCTGTAATATGATTCCGATGTACCAACACTGATCCAGTCATTTCTTTTTATTTTAATATATCTTGTTTCAATGCCTGTTTTTATTGTTTTATCTATTGCGGAAGTTACATTGCTATCCTCAATAAACTCAAAGATTTTAGAATTTAGTATATAAAACGCGGTCATTGCATTTCTTCCAATATAATTTTTCGGTTTTTCAATACATGTTATAACATTATTATTTTTTATTACTGCTATTCCATAATTCTCTGGATTTTTTACAGGCATCAATGCAAGCACCTGGCACCTGCAATCTAAATGCATTTTAACTGCGCCGGCCAGCAGCTGATCTTTTATTATTAGACCATCACCGGCGTTTAGTATAAAAAATCCCTTTAAATATGGTTCTGCAAGTCTTACCGCGTTTCCGTATCCAAGCGGTTTTTCCTGGTATATAATCTCTGTTTTATAATCCAGGGATCTTACATAATCTGCAGTGTATGAATCATTTTTATTAAGAACAAGATAAAATTTTTTTACCCTGGCATTGAGATCCAGGCTGTGCATTATCTCATCTATTATTGGTCTTAGAACGACATCATTATCTCTGAATGAATAAACAGGCAGCATCTCCTTTCTCATATTTCTTGGTAGCTTTGCCCTTGTTCCAAGACCTGCTGCTGTTATTAGTGCGTCCATGAGCTGTTATTAAATTGATATATTAATTTATTATTAAATACAAAATTGGTTATATATACGCTTTGAATACATATCTGTGTCATTAATAATTGATTTTCTTAAGGTGTTCATGCCGCTGCTCGTTGTTATTGATCCGTTTGGCAGCCTGGCAATCTTCGTATCAATGACGGCAAGTTATAATAAGGATACAAAATTATCAATTTCAAGGGATGCTGTACTCTATGGTGGAATGATATTAATCATTTTTGCAGCCCTAGGGGAGATAATAATACAATTTTTTGGCATATCAATAGAGGCGCTTGAAATTGCCGGTGGTATAATATTACTATTAATGGGTATAGAGATGGTGCGTGAGGGTGCAAAGCCAGAATCAAGCTCTGGCAGCAAGAACCTTGGCATAGTGCCATTTGCAACACCACTTCTCGCAGGCCCTGGTGCAATATCCCTTGTTATAATATTAATGAAGGGCTCATTAACAACAAAGATATTTACAATAGTCTCAATTTTAATAGTTCTGGCCCTGGTCTACATATTTTTCATATTTTCATCAAAAATACTCGAGATCCTTGGAGAGAAGATAATGACGGCAATAACAAGGATATTCGGTCTTTTACTTGCAGGCTTTGCAATACAGTACTTCCTTGACGCCCTAATATCGCTTGGCCTCATAAAATAATTTAGTAATAAATATTTTTTTTCTATACATTTATATACTATATGAAAATACACAACCATGGAGCAGAAGTGGGTGGCGCTTTCGAACACAACGATAGGCCAGCTCATGGCAACAATAAACACAAGTATAATTGTTGTTGCCCTGCCACCTATATTCCGTGGGATACATTTAAATCCACTGGCCCATGGAACCTTTCCATACCTTTTATGGTCAATTATAAGTTACATGATAGTTATATCCGTGCTTCTTTTAACAATAGGACGATTAAGTGACATGTACGGCCGCGTCCGGCTTTTTAACCTTGGCTTTCTTATATTTACCATTGGTTCAATACTGTTATATGTACTCCCAGGAACCGGCACAACAGCGGCCCTCGAGCTAATAATCTTCAGGATGTTTCAGGCCGTTGGCGGCTCATTTCTGATGGCAAACAGCTTTGCAATTATAACTGATAACTTTCCGGATGATGAAAGGGCATTTGCATTATCAATAAACAGTGTTGCATCAATCATTGGCGTGAGCGTCGGCGTTGTTGCTGGAGGCATATTATCAATAATATACTGGCGTGACGTCTTTCTAATAAGCGTGCCCGTCGGAATCTTTGGAACTGTATGGTCATTCCTAAAATTAAAGGAAACATCGCCAAGGGTAAGGCATAGAATAGATCTGCCAGGGAATATAACGTTTGCCGCAGGCATCGTTTTAATTCTCCTGGGCATTACATACGGTATAGTTCCATACAATGCATTTCCAATGGGCTGGGAGGATCCATATGTTGTAATTTCAGTATTTTTGGGCCTTGCACTTTTAATACTTTTTATATACGTAGAAAAGCATGTTGACAATCCAATGTTCAGATTGGACTTCTTTAAAAACACTGGCTTTAGCATAGGAAACTTCACAGGTTTTGTATCAGCCATGGGCATGATGGGCCTAATGTATATGTTAACAATACTATTCCAGGGTGTCTGGCTTCCAATACATGGTTATCCTTATTATATAACACCATTCTGGGCAGGCGTTTACATACTTCCAATGACAATTGCTATGGGGATCTTTGGAATAATTGGTGGAAGAATTGCGAACAGGAATAACATAAGACTTTTAACGTCCCTTGGCCTTTTTATATCATCATTTTCATTTATACTTATAGCCTTTCTACCGTACGATTTTTCATATCCGGAGCTGGCATTCTACCTTGTAATATTCGGCATAGGCTACGGTCTTTTCAACGCACCAAACATCTCTGCAGTGATGTCATCTGTTCCAGGGGATTCCAGGGGCTCGGCATCAGGGATGCTTAACACCATGAGGAATCTTGGATACACTGCAAGCATGGGTTTGTTCTTTTCAATTTTAATATACGGTTTATCATTATATCTCCCGGGAAGCATAAAAACACATTTAAACTCAATAGGTGCATCCTCATTATCATTGTATATATCAAAGATGCCCGCGACCGAGGCTCTTTTTAGTGCCTTCCTTGGTATAAATCCTGTGCCGTCGATACTTAGCACGGTAAATAAGTCTGTGCTGTCAAAAATAGAAAAATCAACGATATTATATATATCAGGTAACACATGGTATCCGCATGTTCTTGCACCTGCCTTCGGATCATCATTTTCAATGGTCTTTTACATAGCATTTGCAATAACCCTGATAAGCGGAATAATCTCGATATTTAGAGAGCCACTGAATTATAAAATAAAAAATTCATTAAGATCCAAGGAATATGTAAAGAAATAGGCACCATAGCAGACCATAGAATATATGCATTGAATAGTAAAAATCTGTTGATATTAAATCATAATTTTCATAAACGTATAGATGCAGCATGAATATATTCACCGGAAGGCTGAAGAGCAATAATATCAAAAAACCTGCCAGAATTCCTATTAATATACTCTGACGGTAGTTTTTCGGCCTCAATTTTATATAATATGATATCAGGGCTGCAAAAAAACCTACTATTGAACCGACAAGGAAGTGCATTAAAAGACCTGTGATCTCGCCATCCAATGAGCCCAAATGAAATAATCTTTCACCTATGGCCGTAAACTGG
This window of the Picrophilus oshimae DSM 9789 genome carries:
- a CDS encoding sugar phosphate nucleotidyltransferase; the encoded protein is MDALITAAGLGTRAKLPRNMRKEMLPVYSFRDNDVVLRPIIDEIMHSLDLNARVKKFYLVLNKNDSYTADYVRSLDYKTEIIYQEKPLGYGNAVRLAEPYLKGFFILNAGDGLIIKDQLLAGAVKMHLDCRCQVLALMPVKNPENYGIAVIKNNNVITCIEKPKNYIGRNAMTAFYILNSKIFEFIEDSNVTSAIDKTIKTGIETRYIKIKRNDWISVGTSESYYRILERTYKNIMTSRMSSA
- a CDS encoding MarC family protein, coding for MSLIIDFLKVFMPLLVVIDPFGSLAIFVSMTASYNKDTKLSISRDAVLYGGMILIIFAALGEIIIQFFGISIEALEIAGGIILLLMGIEMVREGAKPESSSGSKNLGIVPFATPLLAGPGAISLVIILMKGSLTTKIFTIVSILIVLALVYIFFIFSSKILEILGEKIMTAITRIFGLLLAGFAIQYFLDALISLGLIK
- a CDS encoding MFS transporter is translated as MEQKWVALSNTTIGQLMATINTSIIVVALPPIFRGIHLNPLAHGTFPYLLWSIISYMIVISVLLLTIGRLSDMYGRVRLFNLGFLIFTIGSILLYVLPGTGTTAALELIIFRMFQAVGGSFLMANSFAIITDNFPDDERAFALSINSVASIIGVSVGVVAGGILSIIYWRDVFLISVPVGIFGTVWSFLKLKETSPRVRHRIDLPGNITFAAGIVLILLGITYGIVPYNAFPMGWEDPYVVISVFLGLALLILFIYVEKHVDNPMFRLDFFKNTGFSIGNFTGFVSAMGMMGLMYMLTILFQGVWLPIHGYPYYITPFWAGVYILPMTIAMGIFGIIGGRIANRNNIRLLTSLGLFISSFSFILIAFLPYDFSYPELAFYLVIFGIGYGLFNAPNISAVMSSVPGDSRGSASGMLNTMRNLGYTASMGLFFSILIYGLSLYLPGSIKTHLNSIGASSLSLYISKMPATEALFSAFLGINPVPSILSTVNKSVLSKIEKSTILYISGNTWYPHVLAPAFGSSFSMVFYIAFAITLISGIISIFREPLNYKIKNSLRSKEYVKK